The proteins below come from a single Serratia fonticola genomic window:
- the cysT gene encoding sulfate/thiosulfate ABC transporter permease CysT, translated as MFSMASKRVLPGFTLSLGSSLLFTCLILLLPLSALVMQLAQMSLAQYWEVITNPQVVAAYKVTLLAAGVASVFNAVFGMLMAWILTRYQFPGRSLLDGLMDLPFALPTAVAGLTLAGLFSTTGWYGQWLAHFDIKVSFTWLGIAVAMAFTSIPFVVRTVQPVLEELGPEYEEAAETLGATRWQSFRRVVLPEVAPALLAGTALSFTRSLGEFGAVIFIAGNIAWKTEVTSLMIFVRLQEFDYPAASAIASVILAASLLLLFAINTLQSRFGRRIGGH; from the coding sequence ATGTTTTCGATGGCCAGCAAGCGGGTACTGCCTGGGTTTACTCTCAGTCTGGGAAGCAGCCTGCTTTTCACCTGCCTGATTTTGCTGTTGCCGCTCAGCGCGCTGGTGATGCAGCTGGCGCAAATGAGTCTGGCACAGTATTGGGAAGTGATCACCAATCCGCAGGTCGTGGCGGCCTATAAGGTGACGCTGCTGGCGGCCGGAGTCGCCAGCGTTTTCAATGCGGTGTTTGGCATGCTGATGGCCTGGATCCTCACTCGTTACCAGTTCCCTGGCCGTTCCTTGCTGGATGGCCTGATGGATTTGCCGTTTGCATTGCCTACGGCGGTGGCCGGCCTGACCTTGGCGGGATTGTTTTCTACCACCGGTTGGTACGGCCAATGGCTGGCTCATTTTGATATCAAGGTTTCTTTCACCTGGTTGGGGATTGCGGTGGCGATGGCCTTTACCAGCATTCCTTTCGTAGTACGCACGGTGCAACCGGTGCTGGAAGAGTTGGGACCTGAATATGAAGAGGCCGCCGAAACGCTCGGGGCTACCCGCTGGCAGAGCTTCCGCCGCGTGGTGTTGCCAGAGGTTGCTCCAGCGCTGCTCGCCGGTACGGCGTTGTCGTTTACCCGCAGCCTGGGGGAATTTGGCGCGGTGATATTTATCGCTGGCAACATTGCCTGGAAAACCGAAGTGACCTCATTGATGATTTTTGTGCGCTTACAGGAGTTTGATTACCCGGCAGCCAGTGCGATTGCCTCGGTGATCCTGGCGGCATCACTGCTGTTGCTGTTTGCCATTAACACCTTACAGAGCCGCTTTGGCCGCCGTATTGGAGGGCACTGA
- the cysW gene encoding sulfate/thiosulfate ABC transporter permease CysW — protein sequence MADVTALNGAERPRVNWGKWTLIAIGALFSILLLVVPMVMIFIEAFSSGVGAVWHNLSDPDMLHAIWLTVLVALITVPVNLVFGTLLAWLVTRFTFPGRQLLLTLFDMPFAVSPVVAGLLYLLFYGTNGPIGGWLDAHDIQLMFAWPGMVLVTIFVTCPFVVRELVPLMMSQGSQEDEAAVLLGASGWQMFRRVTLPNIRWALLYGVVLTNARAIGEFGAVSVVSGSIRGETYTLPLQVELLHQDYNTAGAFTAAALLTLMAIVTLFLKSGLQWRLARQDARLEREENHEH from the coding sequence ATGGCTGATGTTACCGCCCTGAACGGCGCAGAGCGCCCACGCGTGAATTGGGGAAAATGGACGCTGATTGCCATTGGCGCGCTGTTCTCCATCCTGCTGTTGGTCGTGCCGATGGTGATGATCTTTATCGAGGCATTCTCCTCTGGCGTGGGAGCCGTGTGGCATAACCTGTCGGACCCGGACATGCTGCACGCCATTTGGTTGACGGTGCTGGTGGCGCTGATCACCGTGCCGGTCAACCTGGTGTTCGGTACTTTGCTGGCCTGGCTGGTGACGCGTTTTACCTTCCCTGGCCGCCAACTGCTGCTGACGCTGTTCGACATGCCTTTTGCGGTGTCGCCGGTGGTGGCGGGGCTGCTGTATCTGCTGTTTTACGGCACCAACGGCCCGATCGGTGGCTGGCTGGATGCCCATGACATTCAACTGATGTTCGCCTGGCCGGGCATGGTGCTGGTGACGATATTCGTGACCTGCCCGTTTGTGGTCCGTGAACTGGTGCCGCTGATGATGAGCCAGGGCAGCCAGGAAGACGAGGCCGCGGTGCTGTTGGGCGCTTCCGGTTGGCAGATGTTCCGCCGCGTTACCTTACCGAACATCCGCTGGGCATTACTGTATGGCGTGGTACTGACCAACGCCCGCGCGATTGGCGAGTTTGGTGCGGTATCGGTGGTATCCGGCTCTATCCGTGGCGAAACCTATACCTTGCCACTGCAAGTGGAATTACTGCATCAGGATTACAACACTGCCGGGGCGTTTACCGCTGCGGCACTGTTGACCCTGATGGCGATAGTCACCCTATTTCTGAAAAGCGGACTGCAATGGCGCCTGGCGCGTCAGGATGCGCGTCTCGAGCGGGAGGAAAATCATGAGCATTGA
- a CDS encoding DUF2919 domain-containing protein — protein sequence MKASTHRFSPDDYDQHGMLRLPLWFWGVLILQARTWLLFVMAGTSRDQGAGLLQLFYPDTQRFWYGIALGLPAALAFLIAGRRQHWPRLWRSWRWVLIVSLAAALLGSLYSLWQQDSNEPPLDLLLALLDVLAMGYLLMNRRLKACFIPQDEAG from the coding sequence TTGAAGGCGTCAACACACCGGTTTTCACCGGACGATTACGATCAGCACGGTATGTTACGGTTGCCGCTGTGGTTTTGGGGCGTACTGATCTTACAGGCTCGTACCTGGCTACTGTTTGTGATGGCGGGCACCTCACGCGATCAGGGGGCTGGCTTGTTACAACTGTTCTATCCAGATACTCAGCGCTTTTGGTACGGTATTGCGCTTGGGCTGCCTGCGGCGCTGGCCTTTTTGATTGCTGGCCGCCGCCAGCATTGGCCACGTCTGTGGCGTAGTTGGCGTTGGGTACTGATAGTTTCGCTGGCGGCAGCGCTGCTCGGCTCGCTTTACAGCCTTTGGCAGCAAGACAGCAATGAACCTCCGTTGGATCTCCTGCTGGCGCTGCTGGATGTGCTGGCGATGGGATATCTTTTAATGAATAGGCGCTTGAAAGCCTGTTTTATCCCGCAGGATGAGGCGGGTTAA
- a CDS encoding Dyp-type peroxidase encodes MTQVQSGILLEHCRFGIFMEAMVQGEFVDLRQGCKQFCQVLGELQQQFPDAHLGAVIAFGSDVWHDLSNGQGAKELKPFAPLGKGLAPATQRDMLIHIQSLRHDVNFTLAQAALAAFGNTIRIEEETHGFRWVEERDLSGFIDGTENPQGEQRPEVAVIGAGEEDEGGSYVLVQRYEHNLRQWQRFTTEQQEQIIGRTKQDSEELPPDQRPDTSHVSRVDLKEDGKGLKILRQSLPYGTASGKHGLYFIAYCARLHNIEQQLLSMFGELDGKHDAMLRFSRAVTGSYYFAPSLTRLMSL; translated from the coding sequence ATGACACAGGTTCAGAGCGGCATCCTGCTGGAACACTGCCGTTTTGGCATTTTTATGGAAGCGATGGTGCAGGGCGAATTCGTCGATCTGCGCCAAGGCTGCAAACAGTTTTGCCAGGTGCTCGGCGAGTTGCAGCAACAGTTTCCAGATGCCCATTTAGGTGCGGTTATCGCTTTTGGCTCCGACGTTTGGCATGACCTTTCCAATGGCCAGGGAGCCAAAGAGCTGAAACCTTTCGCACCACTGGGCAAGGGGCTGGCACCGGCCACCCAACGCGATATGCTGATCCATATTCAATCGCTGCGTCATGACGTTAACTTCACCCTGGCGCAGGCCGCCCTGGCCGCGTTTGGTAACACCATTCGTATTGAAGAAGAAACGCACGGTTTCCGCTGGGTAGAAGAGCGCGATCTGAGTGGCTTTATCGACGGTACTGAAAACCCGCAGGGCGAACAACGCCCAGAGGTAGCGGTGATTGGCGCTGGTGAAGAAGACGAAGGTGGCAGCTACGTGCTGGTACAGCGTTATGAGCACAACCTGCGCCAGTGGCAGCGTTTCACCACCGAACAGCAGGAACAGATCATTGGCCGTACCAAACAAGACAGTGAAGAACTGCCGCCGGATCAACGGCCAGATACCTCGCACGTCAGCCGTGTCGATCTGAAAGAAGACGGCAAAGGGCTGAAAATTTTGCGCCAGAGCCTGCCTTATGGCACCGCCAGCGGCAAGCATGGCCTGTATTTCATCGCCTATTGTGCGCGCCTGCACAACATCGAACAGCAGCTGTTAAGCATGTTCGGCGAGCTGGACGGCAAACACGACGCGATGCTGCGTTTCAGCCGCGCGGTGACCGGCAGCTACTACTTCGCACCTTCGTTGACGCGTCTGATGTCACTTTGA
- the amiA gene encoding N-acetylmuramoyl-L-alanine amidase AmiA has protein sequence MKKQSKTYLNFSPLTASSTRRQLLLSGLALALLGGKTSATQANMLQPKPHSKPLPKSTGSKRVVMIDPGHGGIDSGAVGHEGSQEKHVVLEIANHVRRFLHEHEHVEARLTREEDEFIPLFQRVEIAHQHQADLFISIHADGFTSPDASGASVFALSNRGASSAMARYLSNKENAADDVAGGKYKEQDNYLQQVLFDLVQTDTINNSLTLGRHVLGQIRPVHHLHSESTEQAAFAVLKSPSIPSVLVETSFITNPGEERLLGTTAFREKIARAIADGVINFFHYYDVHQRKPR, from the coding sequence ATGAAAAAACAGAGCAAAACCTACCTCAATTTCAGCCCTCTCACCGCTTCATCGACCCGCCGCCAACTGCTGCTCTCCGGCCTGGCTCTGGCCCTGCTCGGGGGCAAAACCTCAGCCACCCAGGCCAATATGCTGCAACCAAAACCGCACAGCAAACCGCTCCCCAAATCCACGGGCAGCAAAAGAGTGGTGATGATCGATCCCGGCCACGGCGGTATCGACTCCGGTGCCGTGGGCCATGAAGGTTCACAGGAAAAACACGTGGTGCTGGAAATTGCCAACCATGTGCGGCGTTTTTTGCATGAGCACGAGCACGTTGAAGCCCGCCTGACCCGGGAGGAGGATGAGTTTATCCCGCTGTTCCAGCGCGTGGAGATCGCCCACCAGCACCAGGCCGATCTGTTTATCTCGATCCATGCCGATGGATTTACCAGCCCGGATGCATCCGGTGCCTCAGTGTTTGCCCTTTCCAACCGCGGAGCCAGTAGCGCGATGGCACGTTATCTCTCCAATAAGGAAAACGCCGCCGATGACGTCGCGGGGGGCAAATACAAAGAACAGGACAACTATCTACAGCAGGTGTTATTCGATCTGGTGCAAACCGACACCATCAACAACAGCCTGACCCTGGGCCGCCACGTGCTGGGCCAGATCCGCCCGGTTCACCACCTGCATAGCGAAAGCACCGAACAGGCGGCGTTTGCCGTATTAAAGTCCCCTTCGATTCCTTCGGTGCTGGTAGAAACCTCGTTTATCACCAACCCCGGTGAGGAGCGCCTGTTAGGTACCACCGCCTTTCGCGAAAAAATTGCCCGTGCCATCGCAGACGGTGTGATCAATTTCTTCCACTATTACGACGTTCACCAACGTAAGCCGCGCTAG
- a CDS encoding RpoE-regulated lipoprotein, whose translation MNIRPLLLGLPLLLTGCSTMSNFSWSSLSPFNWFGGSVEVSAKGVGDVGAGTPMTEAAIGKGLNNNYRIRGGMATNQGQIVSYFQALDGDDVKLVITGEPKGHVQRVDVMDAKIATEWGSKLGTPFSELFSKAYGACKPAEGEDVGKVECVAQQSRNVSYIFSGKWAGPQDLIPPDDTLQSWTVSKIVWHAKAQ comes from the coding sequence ATGAATATTCGCCCACTGTTGTTAGGGCTACCGCTGTTGTTGACCGGCTGTTCGACCATGTCAAACTTCTCCTGGTCCAGCCTGTCGCCGTTCAACTGGTTTGGCGGCAGCGTGGAGGTTAGCGCTAAAGGCGTCGGTGATGTGGGGGCCGGTACCCCCATGACGGAGGCGGCGATTGGCAAGGGGCTGAATAACAATTACCGCATACGTGGCGGGATGGCGACCAACCAAGGGCAGATCGTTTCCTACTTCCAGGCATTGGACGGCGATGACGTGAAGCTGGTGATCACCGGGGAACCTAAAGGCCACGTGCAGCGCGTTGACGTGATGGACGCCAAGATCGCCACCGAATGGGGCAGCAAGCTGGGTACGCCGTTTAGCGAACTGTTCAGCAAGGCCTATGGTGCTTGTAAACCCGCCGAAGGTGAGGATGTTGGCAAGGTCGAGTGCGTGGCGCAGCAAAGCCGCAATGTCAGCTATATCTTCAGTGGCAAATGGGCTGGCCCACAGGATCTGATCCCACCGGACGATACTCTGCAGAGCTGGACGGTGAGCAAGATCGTCTGGCATGCCAAAGCACAATAA
- a CDS encoding YgiW/YdeI family stress tolerance OB fold protein: MKKIALITLIALCSAPVLAQQGGFLDPNATPAQTQTSPQGGFSGPSAALTTVDKVKSLSDDTWVMLQGNIEQRVGDDTYTFRDATGTLTVEIDRKRWNGQTITPKDKVQLEGKVDKDWSNVEVDVKNIKKLP; encoded by the coding sequence ATGAAAAAGATCGCTTTAATTACACTCATCGCATTATGCAGCGCACCGGTTCTAGCTCAACAGGGCGGGTTCCTCGACCCCAACGCGACACCGGCTCAAACGCAAACCAGCCCGCAAGGTGGCTTCTCCGGCCCTAGCGCCGCGCTGACCACGGTAGATAAGGTCAAATCGTTGAGCGATGATACCTGGGTGATGTTGCAGGGCAATATCGAACAGCGCGTGGGTGATGACACCTACACCTTCCGCGACGCCACCGGCACGCTGACGGTAGAGATCGACAGAAAGCGCTGGAACGGCCAGACCATCACCCCAAAAGACAAGGTTCAGTTGGAAGGGAAAGTGGATAAAGACTGGAGCAACGTGGAAGTCGATGTGAAAAACATCAAAAAACTGCCTTAA
- a CDS encoding sulfate ABC transporter substrate-binding protein, with translation MKHSRVKNTLLKGWLVAALLASGTASAAELLNSSYDVSRELFAALNPGFEKQWDQQHPNDKLTIKQSHAGSSKQALAILQGLRADVVTYNQVSDVQILHDRGQLIPADWQQRLPNNSSPFYSTMAFLVRKDNPKGIHTWSDLVRDDVKLVFPNPKTSGNGRYTYLAAWGAASQADGNDQAKTREFMTRLLKNVVVFDTGGRGATTTFVERGLGDVLISFESEVNNIRKQYGADKYEVIVPPVDILAEFPVAWVDKNVEKNGTEQVAKEYLNYLYSPAAQKLITSFYYRVNDPQVMAAAKSQFPETKLFSVEDQFGGWPQVMSAHFATGGELDQLLAAGHK, from the coding sequence ATGAAACATTCCCGGGTTAAAAATACGCTGTTAAAAGGTTGGCTGGTGGCGGCATTGTTAGCCAGCGGTACGGCTTCGGCGGCAGAATTGCTCAACAGCTCTTATGACGTCTCCCGCGAACTGTTTGCCGCGCTGAACCCTGGCTTTGAAAAGCAGTGGGATCAGCAGCATCCGAACGACAAACTGACCATCAAACAGTCCCACGCCGGTTCTTCTAAACAGGCCTTGGCAATCCTGCAGGGGCTGCGTGCCGATGTGGTCACCTATAACCAGGTCAGTGACGTGCAGATCCTGCACGATCGCGGCCAACTGATCCCGGCAGATTGGCAGCAACGCCTGCCGAACAACAGTTCTCCATTCTATTCCACCATGGCGTTCCTGGTGCGCAAGGACAACCCGAAAGGCATCCACACCTGGAGCGATCTGGTGCGTGATGACGTGAAGCTGGTATTCCCGAACCCGAAAACCTCCGGTAATGGCCGCTACACCTATCTGGCCGCCTGGGGCGCTGCCAGCCAGGCTGATGGCAACGATCAGGCCAAGACCCGTGAGTTCATGACCCGTTTGCTGAAAAACGTGGTGGTGTTTGATACCGGTGGCCGTGGCGCAACGACGACCTTTGTCGAACGTGGCCTGGGCGACGTGCTGATCAGCTTTGAATCCGAAGTGAACAATATCCGCAAGCAGTACGGCGCAGACAAGTATGAAGTGATCGTGCCGCCGGTCGATATTCTGGCGGAGTTCCCGGTGGCCTGGGTGGACAAAAACGTCGAGAAAAACGGCACCGAGCAGGTGGCCAAAGAGTACCTGAACTATCTCTATAGTCCGGCGGCCCAGAAACTGATCACCAGCTTCTATTATCGCGTTAATGACCCACAGGTGATGGCGGCGGCCAAGAGCCAATTCCCTGAGACCAAGCTGTTCAGCGTGGAAGATCAGTTCGGCGGCTGGCCGCAGGTGATGAGTGCCCACTTTGCGACGGGCGGCGAATTGGACCAACTGTTAGCGGCAGGGCATAAGTAA
- a CDS encoding GNAT family acetyltransferase, whose product MEIRVFRQDDFEEVITLWERCDLLRPWNDPEMDIERKLNHDPDLFLVAEVGGEVVGSVMGGYDGHRGSAYYLGVHPDYRGRGIANALISRLEKKLIARGCPKIQLMVREDNDTVIEMYEKLGYEIQAITSLGKRLIEDQEY is encoded by the coding sequence ATGGAAATTCGCGTATTTCGGCAAGACGACTTTGAAGAAGTCATCACCCTGTGGGAGCGTTGCGACCTGTTACGGCCATGGAACGATCCCGAGATGGATATTGAACGCAAACTGAACCACGATCCGGATCTGTTTTTGGTAGCGGAAGTGGGCGGTGAGGTGGTTGGCTCGGTGATGGGCGGTTACGACGGCCACCGTGGCTCGGCGTATTACCTGGGCGTTCACCCAGACTATCGCGGGCGCGGCATTGCCAATGCGTTGATTAGTCGGCTGGAGAAAAAGCTGATTGCGCGCGGCTGTCCGAAAATTCAGCTGATGGTGCGTGAAGACAACGACACCGTGATCGAAATGTATGAAAAACTCGGCTACGAAATTCAGGCGATCACCAGTCTGGGGAAACGCCTGATCGAAGATCAAGAGTATTGA